One Kitasatospora sp. NBC_01266 genomic window carries:
- a CDS encoding DUF4177 domain-containing protein, which yields MTKWEYVTVPLLVHATKQILDTWGEDGWELVQVVPGPNNPEQLVAYLKREKN from the coding sequence ATGACCAAGTGGGAATACGTAACGGTGCCGCTGCTCGTGCACGCGACCAAGCAGATCCTGGACACCTGGGGCGAGGACGGCTGGGAGCTCGTCCAGGTGGTGCCCGGGCCGAACAACCCCGAGCAGCTGGTGGCCTACCTCAAGCGGGAGAAGAACTGA
- a CDS encoding GatB/YqeY domain-containing protein, which produces MTTLKERLRDDLTAAIKARDELRSSTLRLTLTAVNRAEVAGKEKRELSDAEVVQVVQGEAKKRRDAATAFADAGRPEAAEREQAEGTVLAEYLPKQLSDEELAAIVAEAVAESGASGPQAMGAVMKVVRPKVAGLAEGGRVSAAVKAALANR; this is translated from the coding sequence ATGACAACGCTCAAGGAGCGGCTTCGGGACGACCTGACGGCCGCGATCAAGGCCCGGGACGAGCTGCGCTCGTCCACGCTTCGGCTGACCCTCACCGCTGTGAACCGCGCCGAGGTGGCCGGCAAGGAGAAGCGCGAGCTCTCCGACGCCGAGGTGGTCCAGGTGGTGCAGGGCGAGGCGAAGAAGCGCCGGGATGCGGCGACCGCCTTCGCGGACGCGGGGCGGCCCGAGGCGGCCGAGCGTGAGCAGGCCGAGGGCACCGTGCTGGCCGAGTACCTGCCCAAGCAGCTCAGCGACGAGGAGCTGGCCGCGATCGTCGCCGAGGCGGTGGCCGAGAGCGGCGCGAGCGGGCCGCAGGCGATGGGTGCGGTGATGAAGGTGGTCCGGCCGAAGGTGGCGGGCCTGGCCGAGGGCGGCCGGGTGTCCGCAGCAGTCAAGGCCGCACTGGCGAACCGCTAG
- a CDS encoding metallophosphoesterase, translating into MRKLYSVPLAALATGAAGLAYSAGYEVRSFRLRRVDVPVLPQGAKPLRVLHVSDIHMVTGQRKKQRWLRSLAGLRPDLVVNTGDNLSDPLGVPATLDALGPLMEFPGAYVFGSNDYYGPARKSPTRYLKALASGNHGLNNADGTGRAGISGAIHNPWEKLRDGFDAAGWLDLTNARGRLTLSGLDIEFTGVDDPHIRRDRYATVAGGPSADADLSIGVVHAPYLRSLDAFTADGYPLILAGHTHGGQLCVPFYGALVTNCDLDAKRVKGLSTHRAGGKQAHLHVSAGCGTNRYTPVRFACPPEATLLTLTPRSR; encoded by the coding sequence ATGCGAAAGCTGTACTCCGTCCCACTCGCTGCCCTTGCCACCGGAGCCGCCGGGCTCGCCTACTCCGCCGGCTACGAGGTCCGCTCGTTCCGGCTGCGCCGGGTCGACGTCCCGGTGCTGCCCCAGGGGGCCAAGCCGCTGCGGGTGCTGCACGTGTCGGACATCCACATGGTGACCGGGCAGCGGAAGAAGCAGCGCTGGCTGCGGAGCCTGGCCGGACTGCGGCCCGACCTGGTGGTGAACACCGGCGACAACCTCTCCGACCCGCTCGGCGTGCCCGCCACGCTGGACGCGCTCGGGCCGCTGATGGAGTTCCCCGGGGCATACGTCTTCGGGTCGAACGACTACTACGGCCCCGCCCGCAAGAGCCCGACCCGCTACCTCAAGGCGCTGGCCAGCGGGAACCACGGCCTCAACAACGCCGACGGCACCGGGCGGGCGGGCATCAGCGGGGCGATCCACAACCCCTGGGAGAAGCTGCGCGACGGCTTCGACGCGGCCGGCTGGCTGGACCTGACCAACGCGCGCGGTCGCCTCACCCTGTCCGGCCTCGACATCGAGTTCACCGGCGTGGACGACCCGCACATCCGCCGCGACCGCTACGCCACGGTGGCCGGCGGCCCGTCCGCCGACGCCGACCTGTCGATCGGCGTGGTCCACGCGCCCTACCTGCGCAGCCTGGACGCCTTCACCGCCGACGGCTACCCGCTGATCCTGGCCGGCCACACCCACGGCGGCCAGCTCTGCGTCCCCTTCTACGGCGCCCTGGTCACCAACTGCGACCTGGACGCCAAGCGGGTCAAGGGCCTCTCCACCCACCGGGCCGGCGGCAAGCAGGCCCACCTGCACGTCTCCGCCGGCTGCGGCACCAACCGCTACACCCCCGTCCGCTTCGCCTGCCCGCCCGAGGCCACCCTGCTGACCCTGACGCCCCGCTCCCGATAA
- a CDS encoding ArsA family ATPase, whose amino-acid sequence MSDGKGGGSDDVNGGNGLDIDRLIDDPGTRIIVCCGSGGVGKTTTAAAIGLRSAERGRRTVVLTIDPARRLAQSMGLTELDNTPRPVKGANGPGELHAMMLDMKRTFDEVVLAHADPERARAILENPFYQSLSAGFAGTQEYMAMEKLGQLQATGEWDLIVVDTPPSRSALDFLDAPGRLGSFLDGKIIRVLMTPAKVGGRSAMKFLNVGMGLLTGTLGKIFGAQLLTDLQTFVAAMDSMFGGFRERAEGTYQLLKAPGTAFLVVAAPERDALREAAYFVDRLAADQMPLAGLVLNRVHGTGAPQLTAERAQAAAQALEENGAENGAGNGGGSGGEHEPHQGAAEALAAGLLRLHAERVEVMSRERRTKDRFVSVYPDVPLVEVPALAGDVHDLEGLRLIGRQLAGGPDQ is encoded by the coding sequence ATCAGCGACGGCAAGGGCGGCGGGAGCGACGACGTGAACGGCGGCAACGGGCTCGACATCGACCGGCTGATCGACGACCCGGGCACCCGGATCATCGTCTGCTGCGGCTCCGGCGGGGTCGGCAAGACCACCACCGCCGCCGCGATCGGCCTACGGTCCGCCGAACGCGGCCGGCGAACCGTGGTGCTGACCATCGACCCGGCCCGCCGGCTGGCCCAGTCGATGGGCCTGACCGAGCTGGACAACACCCCCCGCCCGGTGAAGGGCGCGAACGGCCCGGGTGAACTGCACGCCATGATGCTCGACATGAAGCGGACCTTCGACGAGGTCGTGCTGGCCCACGCCGACCCCGAGCGGGCCCGGGCGATCCTGGAGAACCCCTTCTACCAGTCGCTCTCGGCCGGTTTCGCGGGCACCCAGGAGTACATGGCGATGGAGAAGCTCGGCCAGCTGCAGGCCACCGGGGAGTGGGACCTGATCGTGGTCGACACACCGCCCTCGCGCTCGGCACTGGACTTCCTGGACGCACCGGGCCGGCTCGGCTCCTTCCTGGACGGGAAGATCATCCGGGTGCTGATGACTCCGGCCAAGGTCGGTGGACGCAGCGCGATGAAGTTCCTCAACGTCGGGATGGGGCTACTCACCGGCACCCTCGGGAAGATCTTCGGCGCCCAGCTGCTGACCGATCTGCAGACCTTCGTGGCAGCGATGGACTCGATGTTCGGTGGCTTCCGGGAGCGCGCGGAGGGCACCTACCAGTTGCTCAAGGCCCCGGGCACGGCCTTCCTGGTGGTCGCCGCGCCGGAGCGGGACGCGCTGCGCGAGGCCGCGTACTTCGTGGACCGGCTGGCCGCCGATCAGATGCCGCTGGCCGGGCTGGTACTCAACCGGGTGCACGGCACCGGCGCGCCGCAGCTCACGGCGGAGCGGGCGCAGGCGGCGGCCCAGGCGCTGGAGGAGAACGGCGCGGAGAACGGCGCTGGTAACGGCGGCGGCAGCGGTGGCGAGCACGAACCGCACCAGGGCGCGGCCGAGGCACTGGCAGCCGGACTGCTGCGGCTGCACGCCGAGCGGGTCGAGGTGATGAGCCGGGAGCGGCGGACCAAGGACCGGTTCGTCTCGGTCTATCCCGATGTGCCCCTGGTCGAGGTGCCGGCGTTGGCCGGGGATGTGCACGACCTGGAGGGGCTGCGCCTGATCGGGCGTCAACTGGCCGGCGGACCGGACCAGTGA
- a CDS encoding WhiB family transcriptional regulator, whose product MGWVDDWSAQAACRTSDPDELFVQGAAQNRAKAVCSGCPVRTECLADALDNRVEFGVWGGMTERERRALLRRRPTVISWRRLLETARTEYEESLATGVILSDYAQAG is encoded by the coding sequence ATGGGCTGGGTAGATGACTGGAGCGCGCAGGCTGCCTGCCGCACGAGCGATCCGGACGAACTGTTCGTCCAGGGGGCGGCACAGAACCGGGCGAAAGCCGTGTGCAGCGGGTGTCCGGTGCGCACCGAGTGCCTGGCGGACGCGCTGGACAACAGGGTGGAATTCGGTGTCTGGGGCGGGATGACCGAGCGGGAGCGCAGGGCACTGCTGCGCCGCCGTCCGACGGTGATCTCCTGGCGCCGCTTGTTGGAGACGGCACGCACGGAGTACGAGGAGTCGCTCGCCACCGGCGTGATCCTCTCGGACTACGCGCAGGCCGGCTGA
- a CDS encoding MBL fold metallo-hydrolase, whose product MTGPLPGDPAATVGGVATARAFCVLAPNPSPMTLDGTNTWLLAEPDSELAVVVDPGPLDEGHLRAVLAAAEQRGKRVALTLLTHGHHDHAEGAARFAELTGTQVRALDPALRLGDEGLHGGQVIEVGGLELRVVATPGHTADSLTFHLPADGAILTGDTVLGRGTTMVAHPDGALGDYLDSLRRLRALAAQHGVGTVLPGHGPVLADALGTVEYYLAHRAARLAQVETAVEAGCRTVEQVVARVYADVDRALWPAAELSVRAQLRYLEDHGLI is encoded by the coding sequence GTGACCGGTCCGCTGCCTGGTGACCCCGCCGCTACCGTCGGCGGGGTCGCCACCGCGCGCGCGTTCTGCGTGCTCGCGCCCAACCCGTCCCCGATGACCCTGGACGGCACCAACACCTGGCTGCTCGCCGAGCCGGACTCCGAGCTCGCCGTGGTGGTCGACCCGGGGCCGCTGGACGAGGGACACCTGCGCGCGGTGCTGGCCGCCGCCGAGCAGCGGGGCAAGCGGGTCGCCCTCACCCTGCTCACCCACGGCCATCACGACCACGCCGAAGGGGCCGCCCGGTTCGCCGAGCTGACCGGTACTCAGGTCCGCGCCCTGGACCCGGCGCTGCGCCTGGGCGACGAGGGCCTGCACGGCGGGCAGGTGATCGAGGTCGGCGGCCTTGAGCTGCGGGTGGTCGCCACCCCGGGCCACACGGCGGACTCGCTCACCTTCCACCTCCCGGCGGACGGCGCGATCCTGACCGGCGACACGGTGCTGGGGCGCGGCACCACGATGGTCGCCCACCCGGACGGGGCGCTCGGCGACTACCTGGACTCGCTGCGCCGGCTGCGCGCGCTCGCGGCGCAGCACGGCGTGGGCACCGTGCTGCCGGGGCACGGTCCGGTGCTGGCCGACGCGCTCGGCACGGTGGAGTACTACCTGGCGCACCGGGCGGCCCGGCTGGCCCAGGTGGAGACGGCGGTGGAGGCCGGCTGCCGGACGGTTGAGCAGGTGGTGGCCCGGGTGTACGCCGATGTGGATCGGGCGCTCTGGCCGGCCGCCGAACTCTCGGTCCGGGCCCAGCTGCGATACCTGGAGGACCACGGGCTCATCTGA
- a CDS encoding transglycosylase domain-containing protein — protein sequence MGTIGLGAKDGVQGFDNIPDDFKTPTLSQASYIYDSKGNQIAKVYARDRTILTQDQMSPLSRNAQVDIEDARFFQHGAIDPKGVLRAIGKNASSGDSAEGASTLTQQYVKNVFVEEAGDDQSAFKAATEKSLGRKVKELKYAIQLEKDLTKEQILTNYLNITFFNHQAYGIEAAAQRYFGKSDKDLDVAQAALLAGMVQNPSAYDPLAHPKAAQTRRDTVIDKMLQYKHITAQQAQAAKASGLELSYQAPQNGCITAGNGMAFFCDYVQRVVENDPAFGASTAARGKLWSQGGLKIYTTIDPDKQAAANNAVTSQVKVTDSVAAAMTMVKPGTGEILAMAQTRPYGLDAGQHQTVVNLNVDAAMGGGNGFQPGSTFKAIVAAAALDSGSAQLNTSFPSPPQMPYPDMSTCGQTWKNSTSKPATVSNDSPTEAGPFMMPEAMARSINTYFVSLEQSIGLCAVTQMANKLGIKTQASGAALQQVPSMTLGTQLMSPLDMAGVYATFASRGVHCDPLAIKSVTGIDGKQLAVPQGNCQQVMQQNTADSINTLLKGVTEKSGTGAALNLDDNRPIAGKTGTTDHRYAAWFDGYTPDLVGVVWLGGPETSVPMDGNIVIGGHHFSDGVYGATGPGPIWQQAMSRAVAGTAVSQFNLVPNAPSATASSDSPPASPNPNPNNPSPPAGAPNNPPANPPANPPANPPATNAGLVTTNPVPPITAVPGPPQGGTVGGGFTLPPGMIGGAGGAKPGRPVRH from the coding sequence GTGGGCACGATCGGACTCGGCGCCAAGGACGGCGTCCAGGGCTTCGACAACATCCCGGACGACTTCAAGACCCCGACCCTGTCCCAGGCCTCGTACATCTACGACTCCAAGGGAAACCAGATCGCCAAGGTCTACGCCCGGGACCGGACGATACTGACCCAGGATCAGATGTCGCCGCTGAGCCGCAATGCCCAGGTCGACATCGAGGACGCGCGGTTCTTCCAGCACGGTGCGATCGACCCCAAGGGCGTGCTGCGCGCGATCGGCAAGAACGCCTCCTCCGGGGACTCCGCCGAAGGTGCCTCGACACTGACCCAGCAGTACGTGAAGAACGTCTTCGTCGAGGAGGCGGGCGACGACCAGAGCGCCTTCAAGGCGGCGACCGAGAAGAGCCTCGGCCGCAAGGTCAAGGAACTGAAGTACGCCATCCAGTTGGAGAAGGATCTGACCAAGGAGCAGATCCTCACCAACTACCTCAACATCACCTTCTTCAACCACCAGGCGTACGGCATCGAGGCGGCCGCCCAGCGCTACTTCGGCAAGTCGGACAAGGACCTCGACGTCGCCCAGGCCGCACTGCTGGCCGGCATGGTGCAGAACCCGTCGGCGTACGACCCGCTGGCTCACCCGAAGGCCGCGCAGACCCGGCGCGACACCGTGATCGACAAGATGCTGCAGTACAAGCACATCACGGCGCAGCAGGCCCAGGCCGCGAAGGCCAGCGGACTCGAACTGAGCTACCAGGCGCCGCAGAACGGCTGCATCACGGCCGGCAACGGCATGGCCTTCTTCTGCGACTACGTCCAGCGGGTGGTGGAGAACGACCCGGCCTTCGGCGCCTCCACGGCGGCACGCGGCAAGCTCTGGAGCCAGGGCGGCCTGAAGATCTACACCACCATCGACCCGGACAAGCAGGCCGCGGCCAACAACGCCGTCACCTCCCAGGTCAAGGTGACCGACTCGGTCGCGGCGGCCATGACCATGGTCAAACCGGGCACCGGGGAGATCCTCGCGATGGCCCAGACCCGGCCCTACGGCCTGGACGCCGGCCAGCACCAGACCGTGGTCAACCTCAACGTCGACGCGGCGATGGGCGGCGGCAACGGCTTCCAGCCCGGCTCGACCTTCAAGGCGATCGTGGCGGCGGCGGCCCTGGACAGCGGCTCCGCCCAGTTGAACACCAGCTTCCCGTCACCGCCGCAGATGCCCTACCCGGACATGTCCACCTGCGGCCAGACCTGGAAGAACAGCACCAGCAAGCCCGCGACCGTCAGCAATGACAGCCCCACCGAGGCCGGGCCGTTCATGATGCCGGAGGCGATGGCCCGCTCCATCAACACCTACTTCGTCTCGCTGGAGCAGAGCATCGGACTCTGCGCGGTCACCCAGATGGCCAACAAGCTGGGGATCAAGACCCAGGCCAGCGGCGCCGCGCTGCAGCAGGTCCCGTCGATGACCCTGGGCACCCAGCTGATGAGCCCGCTCGACATGGCCGGCGTCTACGCCACCTTCGCCTCGCGCGGCGTCCACTGCGACCCGCTCGCGATCAAGTCGGTCACCGGCATCGACGGCAAGCAGCTGGCGGTCCCGCAGGGCAACTGCCAGCAGGTGATGCAGCAGAACACCGCGGACAGCATCAACACGCTGCTCAAGGGCGTGACCGAGAAGTCGGGCACCGGTGCCGCGCTGAACCTGGACGACAACCGTCCGATCGCCGGCAAGACCGGCACCACGGACCACCGGTACGCCGCCTGGTTCGACGGCTACACCCCCGACCTGGTCGGCGTGGTCTGGCTCGGCGGCCCGGAGACCAGCGTCCCGATGGACGGCAACATCGTCATCGGCGGCCACCACTTCTCCGACGGCGTCTACGGCGCCACCGGCCCCGGGCCGATCTGGCAGCAGGCGATGAGCCGGGCGGTCGCGGGCACTGCGGTGAGCCAGTTCAACCTGGTCCCGAACGCGCCCTCCGCGACGGCCTCCTCGGACAGCCCACCGGCGAGCCCGAACCCCAACCCGAACAACCCGAGCCCGCCCGCGGGCGCCCCGAACAACCCGCCCGCCAACCCGCCGGCCAACCCGCCCGCCAATCCGCCCGCCACCAACGCCGGCCTGGTCACCACCAACCCGGTGCCGCCGATCACCGCGGTGCCCGGACCGCCTCAGGGCGGCACCGTCGGCGGCGGCTTCACCCTGCCGCCGGGGATGATCGGCGGCGCCGGTGGCGCCAAGCCGGGCCGGCCCGTGCGGCACTGA
- a CDS encoding NUDIX hydrolase → MAANLPGPPTAALPMPPGWPARIRALAAGRLTPVVPKRAATVVLLRDVADAAGPQAYLLRRRGSMAFAAGMYAYPGGGVDPRDAEQEIGWAGPSPEEWAARLGVDRATAQAVVCAAVRETFEEAGVLLAGPDAHTMAPERDWSAERAALEAHQLSFAEFCREHALVLRSDLLAGWARWITPAFEERRYDTWFFVAALPPGQRAAREVGEADRVAWLTPAEAARGYAEGRYGMLPPTISVLRELLPARTAREALELAGRRTLTPVLGQAELAGDRMTIRWPGYEELTIDGRYPEEGPPTDDPQ, encoded by the coding sequence ATGGCAGCGAACCTCCCCGGCCCGCCCACGGCCGCTCTTCCCATGCCGCCCGGCTGGCCCGCCCGGATCCGGGCGCTGGCGGCCGGCCGGCTGACCCCGGTGGTCCCCAAGCGGGCCGCGACCGTGGTGCTGCTGCGCGACGTCGCGGACGCCGCCGGCCCGCAGGCCTACCTGCTGCGCCGTCGCGGATCGATGGCCTTCGCGGCCGGCATGTACGCCTATCCGGGTGGCGGGGTCGATCCGCGCGACGCCGAGCAGGAAATCGGCTGGGCCGGTCCCAGCCCCGAGGAGTGGGCCGCCCGGCTCGGGGTGGACCGGGCGACGGCGCAGGCGGTGGTCTGCGCCGCGGTCCGGGAGACCTTCGAGGAGGCCGGCGTCCTGCTGGCCGGCCCGGACGCGCACACCATGGCCCCCGAGCGTGACTGGAGCGCCGAGCGGGCCGCGCTGGAGGCGCACCAGCTCTCCTTCGCCGAATTCTGCCGTGAGCACGCCCTGGTGCTGCGCAGTGACCTGCTGGCCGGCTGGGCCCGCTGGATCACGCCGGCCTTCGAGGAGCGGCGCTATGACACCTGGTTCTTCGTCGCCGCGCTGCCGCCCGGGCAGCGGGCCGCGCGCGAGGTCGGCGAGGCGGACCGGGTGGCCTGGCTGACGCCGGCCGAGGCCGCCCGGGGTTATGCCGAGGGGCGGTACGGGATGCTCCCGCCGACCATCTCGGTGCTGCGCGAGCTGCTGCCGGCCCGCACCGCGCGCGAGGCGCTGGAGCTGGCCGGGCGGCGCACCCTGACACCGGTGCTCGGCCAGGCCGAGCTGGCGGGTGATCGAATGACCATTCGCTGGCCTGGGTATGAAGAGCTGACGATCGACGGACGCTATCCCGAGGAAGGACCCCCAACCGATGACCCACAATGA
- a CDS encoding RidA family protein, translating to MGKVESRLAELGLTLPEVAAPVAAYVPAVRSGDHVLTSGQLPMVQGKLRYTGKVGAEVTAEQAKELAQICALNALAAVKSVIGDLDLIEQVVKVVGFVASAPDFTGQPGVVNGASELLGQALGAAGVHARSAVGVAVLPLDAPVEVEIQVRVRA from the coding sequence ATGGGCAAGGTCGAGAGCCGCCTGGCCGAGCTGGGCCTGACCCTCCCCGAGGTGGCGGCCCCGGTCGCCGCGTACGTCCCGGCGGTCCGCTCCGGCGACCACGTGCTGACCTCCGGCCAGCTGCCGATGGTGCAGGGCAAGCTGCGGTACACCGGCAAGGTCGGCGCCGAGGTCACCGCCGAGCAGGCCAAGGAGCTCGCGCAGATCTGCGCGCTCAACGCGCTGGCCGCCGTGAAGTCGGTGATCGGCGACCTGGACCTGATCGAGCAGGTGGTCAAGGTGGTCGGCTTCGTCGCCTCGGCCCCCGACTTCACCGGTCAGCCCGGCGTGGTGAACGGCGCCAGCGAGCTGCTCGGCCAGGCGCTCGGTGCCGCGGGCGTGCACGCGCGCAGCGCGGTGGGCGTCGCGGTGCTCCCGCTGGACGCGCCGGTCGAGGTGGAGATCCAGGTCCGGGTCCGCGCCTGA
- the nth gene encoding endonuclease III: MAESKVRQAASGVRTVAKPKKPESQLAMVRRARKINRELAELYPYAHPELDFESPFQLLVATVLSAQTTDLRVNQTTPALFAKYPTPADLAAAVPDELEEIIRPTGFFRNKAKALIGLSIALRDNFGGEVPRTLEEMVTLPGVGRKTGNVVLGNAYGVPGITVDTHFGRLARRFGWTTEEDPVAVEAAVAAIFPKSEWTMLSHRVVFHGRRICHARKPACGACPIAPLCPSYGVGEVDPEKAAALLKYELGGRPGQRLRPPADYPGAPAQPATGDGVQGANEVTE, translated from the coding sequence ATGGCAGAGAGCAAGGTCCGGCAGGCGGCGTCCGGGGTGCGGACGGTCGCGAAGCCGAAGAAGCCGGAGTCGCAGCTGGCGATGGTCCGCCGAGCCCGGAAGATCAACCGCGAGTTGGCGGAGCTGTACCCGTACGCGCATCCGGAGCTGGACTTCGAGTCGCCGTTCCAACTGCTGGTGGCCACCGTGTTGTCGGCGCAGACGACCGACCTGCGGGTGAACCAGACGACCCCGGCGCTGTTCGCGAAGTACCCGACCCCGGCCGACCTGGCGGCGGCGGTGCCGGACGAGCTGGAGGAGATCATCCGGCCGACCGGCTTCTTCCGGAACAAGGCGAAGGCGCTGATCGGGCTGTCGATCGCGCTGCGGGACAACTTCGGCGGCGAGGTGCCGAGAACCCTGGAGGAGATGGTCACGCTGCCCGGGGTGGGGCGCAAGACCGGCAACGTGGTGCTGGGCAACGCCTACGGCGTGCCGGGGATCACCGTGGACACCCACTTCGGGCGGCTCGCCCGGCGCTTCGGGTGGACCACCGAGGAGGACCCGGTGGCGGTCGAGGCGGCCGTCGCGGCGATCTTCCCGAAGTCGGAGTGGACCATGCTCTCGCACCGCGTGGTCTTCCACGGCCGGCGGATCTGCCACGCCCGCAAGCCCGCCTGCGGCGCCTGCCCGATCGCGCCGCTCTGCCCCTCCTACGGTGTCGGCGAGGTGGACCCGGAGAAGGCGGCCGCGCTGCTGAAGTACGAGCTGGGCGGCCGACCGGGCCAGCGCCTGCGCCCGCCGGCCGACTACCCGGGCGCGCCCGCGCAGCCCGCGACGGGTGACGGCGTCCAGGGCGCGAACGAGGTGACCGAGTGA
- a CDS encoding PPOX class F420-dependent oxidoreductase, with translation MTLPEELLTLLRSASTCYLATSMADGSPQVTQTWVDTDGEHVLINSVQSHLKTRNVARDPRVAVAISHPDNPSRYFQVRGRVREVTTDGAVDHIEQLAQRYLGTAYPWYGGRDQVRVIFVIEPEKISSMG, from the coding sequence GTGACCCTGCCCGAGGAACTGCTGACGCTGCTGCGTTCGGCGAGCACCTGCTACCTGGCCACCTCGATGGCCGACGGCTCACCACAGGTGACCCAGACCTGGGTCGACACCGACGGTGAGCACGTGCTGATCAACAGCGTCCAGAGCCATCTGAAGACCCGGAACGTCGCCCGCGATCCGCGGGTGGCCGTCGCCATCTCGCACCCGGACAACCCCTCTCGCTACTTCCAGGTGCGCGGCCGGGTCCGCGAGGTCACCACCGACGGTGCGGTCGACCACATCGAGCAGCTCGCCCAGCGCTACCTGGGCACGGCGTACCCCTGGTACGGCGGTCGCGACCAGGTGCGCGTGATCTTCGTCATCGAGCCGGAGAAGATCAGCAGCATGGGGTAG
- a CDS encoding ArsA-related P-loop ATPase: MRLHVVSGKGGTGKTTVAAALALALAAEGRRTLLIEVEGRQGIAELFGSSALPYEERKIATVSPAKLGLPGRGTGEVFALAIDTEQALLEYLDMFYKLGRAGKALQKVGFVDFATTVAPGVRDVLLTGKACEAARRKGADGRLVYDAVVMDAPPTGRLTRFLNVNSEVAGLARFGPIHSQAQAVMGVLKSPQTAVHLVTLLEEMPVQETVDGFTELRAAGLPVGGVLVNMVRPPVLDAAAVAAAHGDHREEVALALVEAGLGGRSRSAATRRAAVEPLLDPLLAQAREHAERVALEHEQRADLGTLELPTYELPLLSGGVDLGGLYRLAGELKRQGAA; this comes from the coding sequence GTGCGCCTGCACGTGGTCAGCGGAAAGGGCGGCACCGGCAAGACCACCGTGGCGGCGGCGCTCGCGCTGGCGCTGGCCGCCGAGGGGCGGCGCACGCTGCTGATCGAGGTGGAGGGCCGGCAGGGGATCGCCGAGCTGTTCGGCAGCAGCGCACTGCCCTACGAGGAGCGGAAGATCGCCACCGTCTCCCCCGCCAAGCTCGGCCTGCCGGGGCGCGGCACCGGCGAGGTGTTCGCCCTGGCGATCGACACCGAGCAGGCGCTGCTCGAGTACCTGGACATGTTCTACAAGCTCGGCCGGGCCGGGAAGGCGCTGCAGAAGGTCGGCTTCGTCGACTTCGCCACCACCGTCGCCCCCGGGGTCCGCGATGTGCTGCTCACCGGCAAGGCCTGCGAGGCGGCCCGGCGCAAGGGGGCCGACGGGCGCCTGGTGTACGACGCGGTGGTGATGGACGCGCCGCCCACCGGTCGGCTGACCCGGTTCCTGAACGTCAACTCCGAGGTCGCGGGGCTGGCCAGATTCGGCCCGATACACAGTCAGGCCCAGGCGGTGATGGGCGTGCTGAAGTCCCCGCAGACCGCCGTGCACCTGGTCACCCTGCTGGAGGAGATGCCGGTGCAGGAGACCGTGGACGGCTTCACCGAACTGCGCGCGGCCGGGCTGCCGGTGGGCGGGGTGCTGGTGAACATGGTGCGCCCGCCGGTGCTGGACGCGGCGGCGGTGGCGGCGGCGCACGGCGACCACCGGGAGGAAGTGGCGCTGGCGCTGGTGGAGGCCGGACTCGGCGGGCGCTCGCGAAGTGCGGCCACCCGGCGGGCAGCGGTGGAGCCGCTGCTCGACCCGCTGCTGGCGCAGGCCCGCGAGCACGCCGAGCGAGTGGCGCTCGAACACGAGCAGCGGGCCGACCTGGGCACCCTGGAGCTGCCGACCTACGAGCTGCCGCTGCTCAGCGGGGGCGTGGACCTCGGCGGGCTGTACCGGCTGGCCGGCGAGCTGAAACGGCAGGGGGCGGCGTGA
- a CDS encoding Crp/Fnr family transcriptional regulator has translation MDDVLRRAALFAALDDEQAGELRASMTEVTLARGESLFHEGDPGDRLYVVAEGKVKLHRASPDGRENMLAVLGPSEMIGELSLFDPGPRTATASALTEVKLLGLGHGDLQPWLHARPEVSIALLRAIARRLRRTNDVMSDLVFSDVPGRVAKALLDLSRRFGVQSDEGIHVAHDLTQEELAQLVGASRETVNKALADFAGRGWLKLEARAVVLLDVERLSRRSR, from the coding sequence GTGGACGACGTTCTGCGGCGCGCCGCGCTCTTCGCGGCGCTCGACGACGAACAGGCCGGCGAGCTGCGCGCTTCCATGACCGAGGTGACCCTCGCCCGTGGCGAGTCGCTGTTCCACGAGGGCGACCCGGGCGACCGGCTCTACGTGGTCGCCGAGGGCAAGGTCAAGCTGCACCGCGCATCGCCGGACGGCCGCGAGAACATGCTCGCGGTGCTCGGGCCGAGCGAGATGATCGGCGAACTCTCACTCTTCGACCCGGGTCCGCGCACGGCCACCGCCAGCGCGCTGACCGAGGTCAAGCTGCTGGGGCTGGGCCACGGCGACCTGCAGCCCTGGCTGCACGCCCGCCCCGAGGTCTCGATCGCGCTGCTGCGCGCCATCGCCCGCCGGCTGCGGCGGACCAACGACGTGATGAGCGACCTGGTCTTCTCGGACGTACCGGGCCGGGTGGCCAAGGCGCTGCTGGACCTCTCCCGCCGCTTCGGCGTGCAGTCCGACGAGGGCATCCACGTCGCCCACGACCTGACCCAGGAGGAGCTGGCCCAGCTGGTCGGCGCCTCGCGGGAGACCGTGAACAAGGCGCTGGCCGACTTCGCCGGGCGCGGCTGGCTCAAGCTGGAGGCCCGCGCGGTGGTGCTGCTGGACGTCGAGCGGCTCTCCCGCCGCTCCCGCTGA